One Oryza glaberrima chromosome 11, OglaRS2, whole genome shotgun sequence genomic region harbors:
- the LOC127754293 gene encoding uncharacterized protein LOC127754293: MAMQRSGRSNMALFFVVTIVAAPLLMHDDLLAAAAQAADGGGSGSGSGQMQPEGILYAGCFRAGGCKLTPEWCPARCIYLGFSPGAGCEVMDDGHIYCCCGPSRTSTNADPSTNA, from the coding sequence ATGGCGATGCAGCGTTCAGGACGCTCGAATATGGCTCTCTTCTTCGTCGTCAccatcgtcgccgcgccgctgctgaTGCATGATGATCTCCTCGCCGCGGCTGCGCAGGCagccgatggcggcggctccggctccggctccggccagATGCAGCCGGAAGGTATTCTGTATGCCGGGTGCTTCAGGGCCGGCGGCTGCAAGCTGACGCCGGAGTGGTGCCCGGCGAGGTGTATCTACTTGGGTTTCAGCCCCGGCGCCGGCTGCGAGGTCATGGACGACGGCCACATCTACTGCTGCTGTGGCCCAAGCCGTACATCCACAAACGCTGATCCATCGACCAATGCTTGA